A window of Brassica napus cultivar Da-Ae unplaced genomic scaffold, Da-Ae ScsIHWf_618;HRSCAF=913, whole genome shotgun sequence contains these coding sequences:
- the LOC125604754 gene encoding probable methyltransferase PMT26, producing MAQPRYTRIDNTRRPASSYCSTVTIVVFVALCLVGIWMMTSSSLGPDQSVDVVPLDNKDGIKNQMTPPEDAAGETPKEEKKGDGDESSSKEEKTKEESTSSGETKSETEGLKDNPEEENPDSNEKQTKPETEDNESGEDGENQKKFEADGIEKKSSDDETGNEGAETKPEKENSKTNVEQESQPKNETSGGAQLELVNETIAQNGSFSTQATESKKEKEAQKSSGDQIDFKWKVCNTTAGPDYIPCLDNVQAIRSLKSTKHYEHRERHCPDSPPTCLVPLPEGYKRPIEWPKSREKIWYTNVPHTKLAEYKGHQNWVKVTGEYLTFPGGGTQFKHGALHYIDFIQESVSDIAWGKRSRVVLDVGCGVASFGGFLFDRDVITMSLAPKDEHEAQVQFALERGIPAISAVMGTTRLPFPGRVFDIVHCARCRVPWHIEGGKLLLELNRVLRPGGFFVWSATPVYQKKTEDVGIWKAMSELTKKMCWELISINKDKINGIGVATYKKPTSNECYTSRSEQNPPICAESDDPNASWKVPLQACMHTAPEDKTQRGSQWPEQWPARLDKPPYWLSSSQTGVYGKAAPEDFSADYEHWKRVVTKSYLKGLGINWGTVRNVMDMKAVYGGFAAALREMKVWVMNVVPIDSPDTLAIIYERGLFGIYHDWCESFSTYPRSYDLLHADHLFSKLKQRCNLTAVVAEVDRVLRPEGKLIVRDDAETIQEVEAIVKAMKWEVRMTYSKEKEGLLSVQKSIWRPEEVETLTYAIAT from the exons ATGGCACAGCCAAGGTACACTAGGATAGACAACACCAGGAGGCCGGCGTCGAGCTATTGCTCAACGGTGACTATAGTTGTGTTCGTGGCGCTATGCTTAGTCGGGATTTGGATGATGACGTCATCCTCTCTTGGACCAGATCAGAGTGTTGACGTGGTTCCTCTTGACAACAAAGATGGGATCAAGAACCAGATGACCCCTCCTGAAGACGCAGCTGGTGAAACACCCAAGGAGGAGAAAAAAGGAGATGGTGATGAGAGCTCAAGCAAGGAAGAGAAGACTAAAGAAGAGTCTACTTCATCTGGTGAGACGAAAAGTGAGACTGAAGGTTTGAAAGACAACCCGGAAGAAGAGAATCCTGACTCTAATGAAAAGCAAACTAAGCCGGAGACGGAGGATAATGAGTCCGGTGAGGATGGTGAGAACCAAAAGAAGTTCGAGGCTGATGGAATTGAGAAAAAGTCCAGTGACGATGAGACAGGCAATGAAGGTGCTGAAACAAAGCCTGAGAAAGAAAACTCCAAGACAAATGTGGAGCAAGAGAGTCAACCTAAAAACGAGACCTCAGGTGGGGCACAGTTAGAGCTAGTGAATGAAACTATTGCGCAAAACGGTTCGTTTTCAACTCAGGCCACAGAATCCAAAAAGGAGAAAGAAGCTCAGAAGAGTTCTGGTGATCAAATTGATTTCAAATGGAAGGTCTGCAATACAACCGCCGGGCCGGATTACATCCCCTGTCTTGATAATGTGCAAGCCATTAGGAGTCTTAAGAGTACTAAACATTATGAGCATCGTGAGAGGCATTGCCCAGACAGCCCACCCACCTGTCTCGTTCCTTTGCCTGAAGGATATAAGCGGCCAATTGAGTGGCCGAAAAGTCGAGAAAAG ATCTGGTACACCAACGTCCCTCATACCAAGCTTGCTGAGTATAAAGGGCATCAAAATTGGGTTAAAGTGACCGGTGAGTATCTAACATTTCCCGGAGGAGGAACCCAATTCAAGCATGGTGCTCTTCATTACATCGATTTCATACAGGAG TCTGTCTCTGATATCGCTTGGGGTAAACGCTCGCGTGTGGTCTTGGATGTTGGGTGTGGTGTTGCAAGCTTTGGAGGTTTCCTCTTCGACAGAGACGTGATCACAATGTCCCTTGCACCTAAAGACGAACATGAAGCTCAAGTGCAGTTTGCTCTTGAGAGAGGCATTCCTGCTATTTCTGCAGTGATGGGCACTACGAGGCTACCTTTCCCTGGCAGAGTTTTCGACATTGTTCACTGTGCTCGCTGTAGAGTGCCATGGCACATAGAAG GTGGAAAACTCCTTCTGGAGCTAAACCGTGTATTGAGACCCGGAGGCTTCTTTGTGTGGTCTGCTACTCCTGTTTATCAGAAGAAGACAGAAGATGTTGGAATCTGGAAAG CTATGAGTGAACTCACTAAGAAAATGTGTTGGGAACTCATATCTATTAACAAGGACAAGATCAACGGAATCGGTGTAGCTACTTACAAAAAGCCTACTTCAAATGAATGCTACACAAGCAGATCAGAACAAAATCCTCCAATTTGTGCCGAATCTGATGACCCAAATGCATCTTG GAAAGTCCCACTTCAAGCATGCATGCACACAGCACCAGAAGACAAAACGCAGCGTGGATCTCAGTGGCCGGAGCAATGGCCAGCGAGATTAGATAAACCACCGTACTGGCTATCGAGTTCGCAGACCGGAGTTTATGGAAAAGCGGCACCAGAGGATTTCAGCGCTGATTATGAGCACTGGAAACGAGTAGTGACCAAATCATACCTTAAAGGCTTAGGAATCAACTGGGGAACTGTTAGAAATGTCATGGACATGAAAGCCGTTTATGGAgg ATTTGCAGCGGCTCTAAGAGAAATGAAAGTGTGGGTGATGAACGTGGTTCCAATAGATTCACCAGACACGTTAGCAATAATCTATGAGCGAGGACTGTTTGGTATCTACCACGATTGGTGTGAATCTTTCAGTACTTACCCGAGATCATATGATCTTCTTCACGCCGATCATCTTTTCTCCAAACTCAAACAAAG GTGCAATCTGACGGCGGTTGTTGCGGAGGTGGATAGGGTACTGAGACCGGAAGGGAAGCTGATAGTGAGGGACGACGCGGAGACGATACAAGAGGTGGAAGCGATAGTGAAAGCGATGAAATGGGAAGTGCGTATGACTTACTCGAAGGAAAAAGAAGGTTTGCTTTCTGTTCAAAAGTCAATTTGGCGACCCGAAGAGGTAGAGACTCTCACTTACGCTATCGCCActtga
- the LOC125604755 gene encoding photosystem I reaction center subunit N, chloroplastic-like: MAAMNSSVLTCSYAISGASSSELNQKVGLVNSSVGFGQKKQTVPVIKAAQRVGGGDDVNGRRSAMMFLAATLFSTAAVSASANASVFDEYLEKSKANKELNDKKRLATSGANFARAFTVQFGSCKFPENFTGCQDLAKQKKVLFISEDLALECEGKDKFKCGSNVFWKW, translated from the exons ATGGCGGCCATGAACTCGAGTGTTCTCACCTGCAGCTACGCAATCTCTGGTGCTAGCTCATCAGAGCTAAACCAAAAAGTGGGTTTGGTGAATTCATCGGTTGGGTTTGGCCAGAAGAAACAGACTGTTCCTGTGATCAAAGCAGCTCAACGAGttggtggtggtgatgatgtTAATGGAAGAAGATCCGCCATGATGTTCTTAGCTGCTACACTCTTCTCCACCGCTGCTGTCTCTGCTTCTGCTAATGCTAGCGTCTTCGATGAATACCTCGAGAAGAGCAAAGCCAACAAA GAACTGAATGATAAGAAGAGATTGGCAACAAGTGGGGCAAACTTTGCGAGAGCATTCACCGTTCAGTTCGGAAGCTGCAAGTTCCCTGAGAATTTCACAGGATGTCAAGATCTTGCCAAGCAAAAG AAGGTACTATTTATCTCAGAAGATTTGGCGTTGGAATGCGAAGGCAAAGACAAGTTCAAGTGTGGTTCCAATGTTTTCTGGAAATGGTGA